One Hyphomicrobium sp. CS1GBMeth3 DNA window includes the following coding sequences:
- a CDS encoding uracil-DNA glycosylase, with product MANAPSPTLTSFPPEAPRDCPLCPRLVAFRANAARAQPSWHNGAVPSFGTSDARLLIVGLAPGLRGANRTGRPFTGDYAGELLYSTLIKFGFAEGTYRADPADGLTLVDSMITNAVRCVPPENKPLPAEITTCRGYFSARLAALPRLKALVVLGRVAHDQTMTTLGLRKSQFPFAHGARHDAGGLTLFDSLHCSRLNTNTGRLTTEMFHAVFRDVRRFLDELPAAGN from the coding sequence ATGGCCAACGCGCCCTCCCCTACACTCACCTCCTTCCCGCCCGAAGCACCGCGCGACTGTCCGCTGTGCCCGCGGCTGGTCGCCTTCCGTGCCAATGCGGCGCGGGCGCAACCGTCGTGGCACAACGGAGCCGTGCCCTCGTTCGGTACCAGCGATGCCCGTCTGCTGATCGTCGGGCTGGCGCCGGGGTTGCGCGGGGCGAACAGGACCGGGCGTCCGTTTACGGGCGACTACGCGGGCGAGCTTCTCTATTCGACGCTGATCAAGTTCGGCTTCGCCGAGGGAACCTACCGGGCGGACCCCGCCGATGGGCTCACGCTCGTCGACTCCATGATCACCAACGCGGTACGTTGCGTGCCGCCGGAGAACAAGCCTCTGCCTGCCGAGATCACGACCTGCCGCGGCTACTTCTCGGCGCGGCTTGCCGCGCTTCCGCGGCTCAAGGCCCTCGTCGTGTTGGGGCGCGTCGCGCATGACCAGACGATGACGACGTTGGGTCTTAGAAAGTCTCAGTTCCCCTTCGCGCACGGTGCACGCCATGACGCCGGCGGCCTCACCCTGTTCGACAGCCTCCACTGCTCGCGGCTCAACACCAACACCGGACGCCTCACGACCGAGATGTTCCACGCCGTGTTCCGCGATGTTCGCCGGTTCCTGGACGAGCTGCCGGCCGCGGGGAATTGA
- a CDS encoding NYN domain-containing protein, whose amino-acid sequence MHFYQGERVALFIDGANLYATSKALGFDVDYKRLLALFRQKAHLVRALYYTALSEDQEYSSIRPLIDWLDYNGFTMVTKPTKEFTDASGRRKVKGNMDIELAVDAMRLADTLDHIVLFSGDGDFRGLVAALQQKGRRVSVVSTLQTQPAMVADELRRQADQFVDLADLEQLIGRDASARSGGRSSGRGGHRDYHDADDVSQEEV is encoded by the coding sequence ATGCACTTTTATCAAGGCGAACGCGTCGCGCTGTTCATTGACGGCGCCAACCTCTATGCCACATCGAAGGCTCTTGGATTCGACGTGGATTACAAGCGGTTACTGGCTCTGTTCCGCCAAAAAGCCCATCTCGTCCGGGCTCTTTACTATACCGCGCTGTCGGAGGATCAGGAGTATTCTTCGATACGCCCGCTGATCGACTGGCTCGATTACAACGGTTTCACAATGGTCACGAAACCGACAAAAGAATTCACCGATGCCTCGGGCCGGCGCAAGGTCAAGGGCAACATGGACATCGAGCTCGCCGTCGACGCGATGCGGCTGGCCGACACCCTGGACCATATCGTCCTGTTCTCGGGCGACGGAGATTTCCGCGGGCTCGTGGCGGCGCTCCAGCAGAAGGGGCGCCGGGTCAGCGTGGTTTCGACGCTGCAGACGCAGCCGGCCATGGTGGCAGACGAGTTGCGCCGTCAGGCGGACCAGTTCGTCGATCTCGCCGATCTCGAGCAGTTGATTGGCCGTGACGCGTCGGCCCGCAGTGGCGGGCGCTCGTCCGGACGCGGCGGCCATCGCGACTACCACGACGCTGACGACGTGTCGCAAGAAGAAGTCTAG
- the rpoZ gene encoding DNA-directed RNA polymerase subunit omega, protein MARVTVEDCVDKVPNRFELVLLAAHRARSIANGSAITVDPDNDKNPVISLREIAERTIPPEDMRESLIHSIQKNVEVDEPEAAAAPVLPQERRAPILGRDDQASDTQVDVLTEEQLLRGLESMTPSEPSSNGGGGPRERGR, encoded by the coding sequence ATGGCACGCGTCACAGTCGAGGATTGCGTCGACAAGGTCCCGAACCGCTTTGAGCTCGTTCTGCTCGCCGCGCACCGGGCCCGCTCGATCGCCAACGGAAGCGCGATCACCGTCGACCCTGACAATGATAAGAACCCGGTCATCTCGCTCCGCGAGATCGCCGAGCGCACGATTCCGCCGGAGGACATGCGCGAGTCATTGATCCACTCGATCCAGAAGAACGTCGAAGTCGACGAGCCCGAAGCGGCCGCTGCGCCGGTTCTCCCGCAGGAGCGCCGCGCGCCCATCCTCGGCCGCGACGATCAGGCGTCCGACACGCAGGTCGATGTGCTCACCGAGGAGCAGCTGTTGCGCGGTCTGGAGAGCATGACGCCCTCCGAGCCGTCGTCCAACGGCGGCGGCGGACCGCGCGAGCGGGGGCGCTGA
- a CDS encoding bifunctional (p)ppGpp synthetase/guanosine-3',5'-bis(diphosphate) 3'-pyrophosphohydrolase: MMRQYELVERVQKYDPTADEALLNRAYVYAMRAHGNQKRASGAPYFSHPLEVAAILTELKLDDATIVTALLHDVIEDTDATRAEIDQLFGPEIGALVDGLTKIKRLDLVSKKAEQAENFRKLLIAISSDIRVLLVKLADRLHNMRTLEHMKPESRKRVSEETLEIYAPLAGRMGMQNLRDELEEHAFRWLNPEAYQTVTEKLKELRERNEGLVEEIETALNKMLSDVGIKAEVSGREKKPYSVWSKMANKQISMEQLSDIYAFRVVVDTIDDCYRVLGVAHQTWRTVPGRFKDYISTPKQNNYQSIHTTVVGPRHQRVELQIRTRHMHDVAEYGVAAHAFYKDTPKLNGNGGNGAGQGVNGVSSKSLVFTDKESGPYQWLRRLVETLLEGSNPEEFLEHTKLELFQDQVFCFTPKGRLIALPRGATPLDFAYAVHTDVGNAAVSAYVNGRHVPIDTRLRNGDEVEIKTSKTHTPPAAWESLAVTGRARSAIRRAARDAIRRQYAELGRRLLISAFERIGEHYSDERVRRVLPRLSQKSLDDLLSAVARNEVKIEDVVRAVSPEVAAAARSFSRAEEPSAKAKGWLRLTRAAASKLRMGGSSSDTETTSGGPATPSGRVRGVPIRGVKNDMPVLFEAGGAVPGDRIVGVLAPGEGIRIFQIHSPRLQEYEHERWIDVAWDIDPENPERFPALISVTAPNRPGTLAEIANVIGQAGGNIDNLKMLRRAEDFTELRIGLEVWDLAHLNQIINGLKAKAVVTKVDRVFE, encoded by the coding sequence ATGATGCGTCAGTACGAGCTCGTCGAGCGAGTACAGAAATACGATCCCACGGCTGACGAGGCGCTGCTGAACCGCGCCTATGTTTACGCCATGCGTGCGCATGGCAATCAGAAGCGCGCGTCCGGTGCGCCCTATTTCTCCCACCCGCTCGAGGTCGCTGCGATCCTGACCGAGCTCAAGCTCGACGACGCGACCATCGTCACCGCGCTGCTGCACGACGTCATCGAGGACACCGACGCCACCCGCGCCGAGATCGACCAGCTCTTCGGCCCTGAGATCGGCGCCCTCGTCGATGGCCTGACGAAGATCAAGCGCCTCGACCTCGTCTCCAAGAAGGCCGAGCAGGCCGAGAACTTCCGCAAGCTCCTGATCGCCATCTCGAGCGATATCCGCGTGCTGCTCGTCAAGCTCGCGGACCGCCTGCACAACATGCGCACGCTCGAGCACATGAAGCCCGAGAGCCGCAAGCGCGTCTCCGAGGAGACGCTCGAGATCTACGCGCCGCTCGCGGGCCGCATGGGCATGCAGAACCTGCGCGACGAGCTCGAGGAGCATGCCTTCCGCTGGCTGAACCCGGAGGCCTACCAGACCGTCACAGAGAAGCTGAAGGAGCTGCGCGAGCGCAACGAGGGCCTGGTCGAGGAAATCGAGACCGCGCTGAACAAGATGCTGTCCGACGTCGGCATTAAGGCGGAGGTCTCGGGGCGCGAGAAGAAGCCCTACTCCGTCTGGAGCAAGATGGCCAACAAGCAGATCAGCATGGAGCAGCTGTCGGACATCTACGCATTCCGCGTCGTCGTCGATACCATCGACGACTGTTACCGCGTGCTCGGTGTTGCGCACCAGACATGGCGCACGGTGCCCGGCCGCTTCAAGGACTACATCTCGACACCGAAACAGAACAACTACCAGTCGATCCACACCACGGTCGTCGGTCCGCGCCATCAGCGCGTCGAGCTGCAAATCCGCACGCGCCACATGCACGACGTCGCCGAGTACGGCGTCGCCGCGCACGCGTTCTACAAGGACACGCCGAAGCTCAATGGCAACGGCGGCAACGGTGCGGGGCAAGGCGTCAACGGTGTCTCTTCGAAGAGCCTCGTCTTCACCGACAAGGAGAGCGGCCCCTACCAGTGGCTGCGCCGTCTCGTCGAGACGCTGCTCGAGGGCTCGAACCCCGAGGAGTTCCTGGAGCATACCAAGCTCGAGCTGTTCCAGGATCAGGTGTTCTGCTTCACGCCGAAAGGCCGCTTGATCGCGCTGCCACGCGGCGCGACGCCGCTCGACTTCGCCTACGCCGTGCATACGGATGTCGGCAACGCCGCGGTGTCGGCCTACGTCAACGGCCGTCATGTGCCGATCGACACGCGCTTGAGGAACGGCGACGAGGTCGAGATCAAGACCTCGAAGACGCACACGCCGCCTGCCGCCTGGGAAAGCCTGGCTGTCACCGGCCGCGCCCGCTCGGCCATCCGCCGCGCCGCGCGCGATGCCATCCGCCGCCAGTACGCCGAGCTTGGCCGCCGGCTTCTGATCTCGGCCTTCGAGCGCATCGGCGAGCACTATTCCGACGAGCGCGTGCGCAGGGTGCTGCCGCGCCTTTCGCAAAAGAGCCTCGACGATCTTTTGTCGGCAGTCGCGCGCAACGAGGTCAAGATCGAGGATGTCGTGCGCGCTGTTTCGCCCGAGGTGGCAGCCGCGGCGCGTTCATTCTCGCGCGCGGAGGAACCGTCGGCCAAGGCTAAGGGCTGGCTCCGGCTCACGCGGGCGGCGGCCAGCAAGCTGCGCATGGGCGGATCGTCTTCCGACACGGAAACCACCTCCGGCGGACCTGCCACACCATCCGGCCGCGTGCGTGGCGTTCCGATCCGCGGCGTCAAGAACGACATGCCGGTACTGTTCGAGGCCGGCGGCGCCGTGCCGGGCGACCGCATCGTGGGCGTCCTGGCGCCGGGCGAGGGCATCCGCATCTTCCAGATCCATTCGCCGCGCCTGCAGGAATACGAGCACGAGCGCTGGATCGACGTCGCCTGGGACATCGACCCCGAGAACCCGGAGCGCTTCCCGGCCTTGATCAGCGTCACGGCTCCGAACCGCCCCGGCACGCTGGCCGAGATCGCCAACGTCATCGGTCAGGCCGGCGGCAACATCGATAACCTCAAGATGCTACGCCGCGCCGAGGACTTCACGGAGCTGCGCATCGGCCTCGAGGTCTGGGACCTGGCGCACTTGAACCAGATCATTAACGGCCTCAAGGCAAAAGCCGTGGTCACCAAGGTCGACCGTGTGTTTGAATGA
- a CDS encoding pyridoxine 5'-phosphate synthase: MTNNSTYLRLGVNIDHVATIRNARGGRHPDPLRAAHLAVEAGADGITAHLREDRRHISDSDIARLKSELTRPLNLEMAATPEMVAIALRHVPNACCLVPERREERTTEGGLDVAGQKIALAPVIRDLKSAGIRVSLFIEPDIRAIEAAADLGADIVELHTGAYCEYVAADDAKSTASEVARLAKAATEAANRGLEVHAGHGLTFNTVAALARMPEVVELNIGHFLIGEAIFGGLHAAVRRMRALMDEARFKASGRVIA; encoded by the coding sequence ATGACCAATAACTCCACGTACCTCCGCCTGGGGGTCAACATCGATCACGTCGCCACCATCCGCAACGCACGCGGCGGGCGTCATCCCGATCCGTTGCGCGCGGCTCATCTTGCGGTCGAGGCCGGCGCGGATGGCATCACGGCCCACCTGCGCGAGGATCGCCGGCACATTTCCGATTCCGATATCGCGCGGCTGAAGTCGGAGCTGACGCGGCCCTTGAACCTCGAGATGGCGGCAACGCCGGAAATGGTCGCCATCGCGCTACGCCACGTGCCGAACGCCTGTTGCCTGGTGCCGGAACGGCGCGAGGAGCGCACGACCGAAGGTGGCCTCGACGTGGCCGGCCAGAAGATCGCTCTGGCGCCCGTCATTCGCGACCTCAAGTCCGCGGGCATCCGCGTCTCGCTGTTCATCGAGCCCGACATCCGCGCCATCGAGGCCGCAGCGGACCTCGGCGCCGACATCGTCGAGCTGCACACCGGCGCCTATTGCGAATACGTGGCGGCCGACGACGCCAAGAGCACGGCTTCCGAGGTCGCGCGCCTCGCCAAGGCCGCGACCGAAGCGGCGAACCGTGGGCTCGAGGTCCACGCCGGACATGGGCTCACCTTCAACACGGTGGCAGCGCTCGCGCGCATGCCCGAGGTTGTTGAGCTCAACATCGGTCACTTCCTGATCGGCGAGGCGATCTTCGGTGGCCTTCACGCGGCCGTCAGGCGCATGCGCGCGCTGATGGACGAGGCGCGTTTCAAGGCTTCGGGCCGGGTCATCGCGTGA
- the acpS gene encoding holo-ACP synthase yields MIIGIGNDIVDIRRIEATLARFGDRFLDRVFTEVERVKSEARAQRAASYAKRFAAKEACSKALGTGLRRGVYWRDMGVINLPSGRPTLRLTGGAALQLASMTPSGYVARIDLTLTDDFPLAQAIVIISALPGDAALAAG; encoded by the coding sequence GTGATCATCGGCATCGGCAACGACATCGTCGACATCCGCCGCATCGAGGCGACGCTGGCCCGCTTCGGCGATCGTTTCCTGGACCGGGTTTTTACCGAGGTAGAGCGGGTGAAGTCCGAAGCGCGAGCCCAGCGGGCGGCGTCCTACGCCAAGCGCTTCGCCGCTAAGGAAGCCTGCTCCAAGGCCCTGGGGACAGGTCTGCGCCGAGGCGTCTACTGGCGCGATATGGGTGTCATCAATCTGCCGTCAGGGCGGCCCACGCTCAGACTGACGGGGGGCGCGGCATTGCAGCTCGCCAGCATGACGCCCTCGGGCTATGTCGCGCGCATCGATCTCACGCTGACGGATGATTTTCCCCTTGCACAAGCCATTGTTATTATTTCCGCCCTGCCGGGGGACGCGGCCCTCGCGGCCGGTTAA
- the lepB gene encoding signal peptidase I translates to MSLDTNSKANTGSGWGETAKIIVQALAIAMVVRVFFYQPFNIPSGSMKSTLLIGDYLFVSKLAYGYSRFSFPFSPNIFSGRVLASEPKRGDVAVFRLPQDQSVDYIKRVVGLPGDEVQMRDGTLYINGTAVPKVFQDEFANVECDPYFRHCRRVVYKRYEETLPDGGPTYSVLDLESDGEFDNTEVFKVPAGHYFMMGDNRDNSSDSRASVGYVPFENFVGRAEIIFFSAAIDEPDAMRWTSPWTWPFDIRWSRFFNLVR, encoded by the coding sequence ATGAGCCTGGACACGAACTCCAAGGCCAATACGGGGTCCGGTTGGGGAGAAACCGCAAAGATCATCGTGCAGGCGCTCGCCATCGCGATGGTTGTGCGCGTGTTCTTCTATCAGCCGTTCAACATTCCGTCGGGCTCGATGAAGTCGACGCTTCTGATCGGCGACTACCTGTTCGTCTCGAAGCTCGCGTACGGCTATAGCCGCTTCTCGTTCCCGTTCAGCCCGAACATATTTTCAGGTCGCGTCCTCGCGTCCGAGCCGAAGCGCGGTGACGTCGCGGTCTTCCGCCTGCCGCAGGACCAGTCCGTCGATTACATCAAGCGCGTCGTCGGCTTGCCGGGCGACGAGGTGCAGATGCGGGACGGCACGCTCTACATCAACGGCACGGCAGTGCCCAAGGTCTTCCAGGACGAGTTCGCCAACGTAGAGTGCGACCCCTATTTCCGTCACTGCCGCCGCGTCGTCTATAAGCGCTACGAGGAAACGCTGCCGGACGGCGGTCCAACCTACTCGGTTCTTGACCTCGAGTCCGATGGCGAGTTCGACAACACCGAGGTCTTCAAGGTGCCGGCGGGGCATTACTTCATGATGGGCGACAACCGCGACAACTCCTCCGACAGTCGCGCATCCGTCGGATACGTGCCGTTCGAGAACTTCGTCGGACGCGCCGAGATCATCTTCTTCTCGGCCGCCATCGACGAGCCCGACGCCATGCGCTGGACCTCGCCTTGGACGTGGCCCTTCGACATCCGCTGGAGCCGGTTCTTCAATCTCGTCCGTTGA
- the rnc gene encoding ribonuclease III yields MFKARKYKVLEKKLGYRFKNEALLARALTHASLRGARKVREDNERLEFVGDRVLGLAIVELLEETYPNATEGELARHLNRLVRGETCGKVGRALGLGEFLMLSESEAVSGGRLKTTILADAVEAVLGAVFLEAGYDKARDVVRRLWENEEVSFGHAAADPKSALQEWAQGRGLSLPTYVEVERTGPDHAPSFTSEVRIKGRSPARGQGASKRAAEQAAASAMLEREGVMEKRQVG; encoded by the coding sequence ATGTTCAAAGCTCGCAAGTACAAGGTGCTTGAGAAAAAGCTAGGCTATCGCTTCAAGAACGAGGCGCTGCTCGCGCGTGCTCTGACCCACGCCAGCTTGCGCGGCGCCAGGAAGGTGCGCGAGGACAACGAGCGCCTTGAGTTCGTCGGTGATCGCGTGCTGGGCCTCGCCATCGTCGAGCTTCTCGAGGAGACCTACCCCAACGCCACCGAAGGCGAGCTCGCGCGCCACCTGAACCGCTTGGTGCGCGGCGAGACCTGCGGCAAGGTTGGCCGGGCGCTGGGCCTTGGTGAGTTTTTGATGCTGTCCGAAAGCGAGGCCGTGAGCGGCGGCCGCTTGAAGACCACCATTCTGGCCGATGCGGTCGAGGCTGTGCTCGGCGCGGTATTTCTCGAAGCGGGATACGACAAGGCCCGCGACGTCGTGCGCCGGTTGTGGGAGAACGAGGAGGTTTCCTTCGGCCACGCCGCCGCCGATCCCAAGTCGGCGCTGCAGGAGTGGGCACAGGGCCGCGGCCTCTCGCTGCCAACTTACGTCGAGGTGGAGCGCACCGGGCCTGACCATGCGCCGAGCTTCACGTCGGAAGTGCGCATCAAGGGGCGCTCGCCCGCACGCGGCCAGGGAGCCTCGAAACGCGCCGCCGAGCAGGCCGCGGCCTCCGCCATGCTCGAGCGCGAAGGCGTAATGGAGAAACGACAAGTTGGCTGA
- the era gene encoding GTPase Era has protein sequence MADAPKARDATDTGSDPRRCGIIAIIGAPNAGKSTLVNALVGAKVTIVSRKVQTTRVQIRGIAIEGASQLVLIDTPGIFAPRRRLDKAMVANAWSGAADADQVLVLIDAAKGIDEDVDRMLTKLAGQNVKPNLVLNKVDRVDDKARLLALVQELSSRLPFEAVFMIVALTGDGVAQLKRHLAANVPEGPWLYPEDELSDIPLRQLAAEVTREKIYDNLHDELPYQITVETETWKTLRDKSVRVDQVIYVERDSQKSIVLGKGGQTVKKISQASRTELSEIVGAPVHLFLFVKVREGWDRDPERYREMGLDFPTED, from the coding sequence TTGGCTGACGCGCCGAAAGCTCGAGACGCAACCGACACGGGCTCCGACCCGCGCCGTTGCGGTATTATCGCCATCATCGGCGCGCCCAACGCGGGCAAGTCGACCTTGGTCAACGCCCTCGTCGGCGCCAAGGTCACGATCGTTTCGCGCAAAGTGCAAACGACGCGCGTCCAGATCCGCGGCATCGCCATCGAAGGCGCGAGCCAGCTCGTGCTGATCGACACACCGGGCATCTTCGCGCCGCGCCGGCGCCTCGATAAGGCAATGGTCGCGAACGCTTGGTCCGGCGCCGCCGATGCCGATCAGGTGCTGGTGCTGATTGACGCCGCCAAGGGTATCGACGAGGACGTCGATCGAATGCTGACGAAGCTCGCCGGGCAGAACGTCAAACCGAACCTCGTGCTGAACAAGGTCGACCGCGTCGACGACAAGGCCCGCCTGCTCGCGCTCGTGCAGGAGCTGTCGTCGCGCCTTCCGTTCGAGGCGGTGTTCATGATCGTGGCGTTGACGGGCGACGGCGTGGCCCAGCTTAAGCGCCACCTCGCGGCCAACGTGCCCGAGGGGCCCTGGCTCTATCCCGAGGACGAGCTGTCGGACATCCCGCTGCGTCAGCTCGCGGCCGAGGTCACGCGCGAGAAGATCTACGACAATCTGCACGACGAGCTGCCCTACCAGATCACCGTCGAGACCGAGACCTGGAAAACGTTGCGCGACAAATCCGTGCGCGTCGATCAGGTGATCTATGTCGAGCGCGACAGCCAGAAGAGCATCGTGCTCGGCAAGGGCGGCCAGACCGTGAAGAAGATCTCGCAAGCCTCCCGCACGGAGCTTTCCGAGATCGTCGGCGCGCCGGTGCATCTCTTCCTGTTCGTCAAGGTGCGCGAAGGCTGGGACCGCGATCCCGAGCGTTACCGCGAGATGGGCCTCGACTTCCCGACGGAAGATTGA
- a CDS encoding helix-turn-helix domain-containing protein, translating into MTRHIDPTEGGCIATRQVLDRVGDKWSLLVVVSLSDGPMRFSELKRSIDGISQRMLTLTLRSLERDGLLTRTIFPTIPPRVDYELTELGRSLIVCVSPLAEWAETHRIDIQSARERFDAKSERESVVQKLLRPVSR; encoded by the coding sequence GTGACCAGGCACATCGATCCAACCGAAGGCGGCTGCATCGCAACCCGCCAGGTGCTCGACCGCGTCGGCGATAAGTGGAGCCTCCTGGTTGTTGTCTCGCTCAGCGACGGCCCCATGCGATTCAGCGAATTGAAGCGCAGTATCGACGGCATCTCGCAGCGGATGCTGACATTGACGCTGCGCAGCCTCGAGCGCGATGGACTTTTGACCCGCACCATTTTCCCGACCATCCCGCCGCGCGTGGACTACGAGCTGACCGAGCTGGGCCGCTCGCTCATCGTCTGCGTCTCGCCGCTGGCCGAATGGGCCGAGACGCATCGGATCGATATCCAGAGCGCGCGCGAGCGCTTCGATGCGAAATCCGAGCGCGAGAGCGTGGTGCAGAAGCTTCTGCGCCCGGTGTCGCGGTAG
- the recO gene encoding DNA repair protein RecO has product MNWSDEGVILSVRPHGETAAVVEIFTRAHGRHLGLVHGGRSRKARPVLQIGNHVDVTWKARLADHLGHMSVELIRSYAAGAMDDPAALAGLTSLAALSRLLPERDPHPNLYEVTLFVLAYLDDTSVWPALLARWELALLDELGFGLDLTQCAATGINDDLVYVSPKTGRAVSASAGEPYRERLLTLPPFLLPGRKAALAPGDVRNAFALTGHFLETRVFRSRGEDMPEARARLLALLNRLDEADKLI; this is encoded by the coding sequence ATGAACTGGTCCGACGAAGGTGTGATTCTCTCTGTTCGCCCGCACGGCGAGACGGCCGCTGTGGTCGAGATCTTCACGCGCGCGCACGGCCGCCACTTGGGCCTCGTGCACGGCGGTCGCTCGCGCAAGGCGCGCCCCGTGCTGCAGATCGGCAATCACGTCGACGTCACCTGGAAGGCGCGCCTCGCCGATCATCTTGGCCACATGAGCGTCGAGCTGATCCGCAGCTACGCGGCCGGCGCCATGGACGATCCGGCGGCGCTCGCAGGCCTGACCTCGCTCGCGGCGCTGTCCCGCCTGCTCCCTGAGCGCGACCCGCATCCCAACCTCTACGAGGTGACGCTGTTCGTGCTCGCCTATCTGGACGATACGAGCGTCTGGCCGGCGCTGCTCGCGCGGTGGGAGCTGGCGCTGCTCGACGAGTTGGGCTTCGGCCTCGACCTCACGCAATGCGCCGCGACAGGTATCAACGACGACCTCGTCTACGTCTCGCCGAAGACCGGCCGCGCCGTCTCGGCGTCTGCCGGCGAGCCCTATCGTGAGCGACTGCTCACTCTGCCGCCGTTTCTCTTGCCCGGCCGCAAAGCCGCGCTTGCGCCGGGTGACGTTAGAAACGCCTTCGCGCTGACCGGGCATTTCCTGGAGACACGCGTCTTTCGCTCGCGCGGCGAGGATATGCCGGAGGCCCGTGCGCGCCTGCTCGCTCTGTTGAACCGCCTCGACGAAGCCGACAAACTTATCTGA
- a CDS encoding CAP domain-containing protein — protein MPAILPDIPVVEAQIIEMTNAYRGRQNLGNLRANANLTKAARAYAAYLAKRGLFSHTADGREAGDRISSAGYSWCQVGENLAMHLDSRGFQSKDLAAKSVEGWINSPPHRANLVAPNMTEIGVGVARAPGKDPKFISVQLFGRPQSLTYEFQISNTTRESISYSFGGEEHEIKPRYAVTHSSCAPSEISFDSFGGGLWPKKLSMRYAARDGLLYRLEPDADGGVRVAVTPLERVR, from the coding sequence ATGCCCGCCATTCTTCCCGATATCCCGGTCGTCGAAGCTCAGATCATCGAGATGACGAACGCCTACCGTGGGCGCCAGAACCTGGGGAACCTCAGGGCCAACGCCAATCTCACCAAAGCGGCGCGTGCGTATGCGGCCTATTTGGCCAAGCGCGGTCTTTTCTCGCACACGGCCGACGGGCGCGAGGCCGGCGACCGTATCTCGTCGGCGGGCTATTCCTGGTGCCAGGTCGGCGAAAACCTCGCCATGCATCTCGATAGCCGCGGGTTCCAGTCCAAGGACCTTGCCGCAAAGTCGGTCGAGGGTTGGATCAACTCGCCGCCGCACCGCGCCAATCTGGTGGCGCCTAACATGACGGAGATCGGTGTCGGCGTGGCGCGTGCGCCGGGCAAGGATCCGAAGTTCATCTCGGTGCAGCTTTTCGGGCGGCCGCAGTCGCTCACCTACGAGTTCCAGATCTCGAACACGACGCGCGAGAGCATCAGCTATTCCTTCGGCGGCGAAGAGCACGAGATCAAGCCGCGCTATGCGGTGACCCATTCGTCCTGCGCGCCAAGCGAAATCAGCTTCGACAGCTTCGGCGGCGGGCTGTGGCCGAAGAAGCTTTCGATGCGCTACGCGGCACGCGACGGGCTGCTCTACCGGCTCGAGCCGGATGCGGATGGCGGGGTGCGCGTCGCGGTGACACCGCTCGAGCGGGTCAGATAA